A single window of Dermochelys coriacea isolate rDerCor1 chromosome 2, rDerCor1.pri.v4, whole genome shotgun sequence DNA harbors:
- the LOC119852107 gene encoding interferon regulatory factor 4 isoform X3 yields the protein MLQKAARNTLGECSWCRGVWRRARGMNLESGECGMSSVSCGNGKLRQWLIDQIDSGKYPGLVWENDEKSIFRIPWKHAGKQDYNREEDAALFKAWALFKGKFREGIDKPDPPTWKTRLRCALNKSNDFEELVERSQLDISDPYKVYRIVPEGAKKGAKQLSLEDQQIMLNHPYTMTSPYTSLQAQVSNYMVPHERNWRDFAPEQPHPDIPYQCQSVPFAARSHHWQGPACENGCQVTGTFYACAPSESQTPGIPIEPSIRSGEALALSDCRLHICLYYREILVKEMTTSSPEGCRISHAQNYEVSSLDQVIFPYPEDNGQRKNIEKLLSHLERGVILWMAPDGLYAKRLCQSRIYWDGPLALCSDRPNKLEREQTCKLFDTQQFLAELQAFAHHGRPLPRFQVALCFGEEFPDPQRQRKLITAHVEPMFARQLYYFAQQNSGHFLRGYDLPEHVASPEDYHRSIRHSSIQE from the exons ctgGTGCCGGGGCGTGTGGCGGCGAGCGCGTGGCATGAACCTGGAGAGCGGCGAGTGCGGGATGAGCTCGGTGAGCTGCGGCAACGGGAAGCTCCGCCAGTGGCTGATTGACCAGATCGACAGCGGCAAGTACCCGGGCCTGGTGTGGGAGAACGACGAGAAGAGCATCTTCCGCATCCCCTGGAAGCACGCCGGCAAGCAGGACTACAACCGCGAGGAGGATGCCGCCCTCTTCAAG GCTTGGGctctttttaaaggaaagttcAGAGAGGGCATTGATAAACCAGATCCCCCAACTTGGAAGACAAGGCTCCGGTGTGCTTTGAACAAGAGCAATGACTTTGAAGAACTGGTTGAGAGAAGCCAGCTGGATATTTCTGATCCATATAAAGTGTACCGAATAGTTCCAGAAGGAGCTAAAAAAG GAGCAAAACAACTCAGCCTAGAGGATCAACAGATAATGCTGAACCATCCATACACAATGACTTCTCCTTACACTTCACTACAGGCTCAG GTGTCAAACTACATGGTACCTCATGAACGTAACTGGAGAGATTTTGCCCCAGAGCAGCCACACCCTGACATCCCCTACCAATGCCAAAGTGTTCCTTTTGCAGCTCGCAGTCACCATTGGCAAGGTCCTGCTTGTGAAAACG GTTGTCAGGTGACTGGAACCTTTTATGCTTGTGCACCATCTGAGTCACAGACTCCTGGGATCCCAATAGAGCCAAGCATAAGGTCTGGTGAAGCTCTTGCACTATCAG ACTGTCGACTACACATCTGTCTATATTACCGTGAAATACTGGTGAAAGAGATGACGACTTCAAGTCCTGAAGGCTGTAGAATATCTCATGCCCAAAATTATGAGGTCAGCAGCTTGGATCAAGTTATCTTCCCGTATCCAGAAGATaatggccagaggaaaaacataGAAAAATTACTGAGCCACTTGGAACGAGGAGTAATACTCTGGATGGCACCTGATGGGCTTTATGCTAAGAGACTTTGTCAAAGCAGGATCTACTGGGATGGACCTCTAGCGTTATGCAGTGACAGGCCAAATAAACTGGAAAGGGAGCAGACCTGCAAACTTTTTGATACTCAGCAATTTTTAGCAG AATTGCAAGCTTTTGCTCACCATGGACGTCCATTGCCTAGATTCCAGGTTGCTCTGTGTTTTGGAGAGGAATTTCCAGACCCACAAAGGCAGAGGAAGCTAATTACAGCCCAC GTTGAGCCAATGTTTGCAAGGCAGCTGTATTACTTTGCTCAACAAAACAGTGGACATTTTCTGAGAGGCTATGATTTACCAGAACATGTCGCTAGTCCAGAGGATTACCACAGATCTATTCGCCATTCCTCCATTCAAGAATAA
- the LOC119852107 gene encoding interferon regulatory factor 4 isoform X4 — MNLESGECGMSSVSCGNGKLRQWLIDQIDSGKYPGLVWENDEKSIFRIPWKHAGKQDYNREEDAALFKAWALFKGKFREGIDKPDPPTWKTRLRCALNKSNDFEELVERSQLDISDPYKVYRIVPEGAKKGAKQLSLEDQQIMLNHPYTMTSPYTSLQAQVSNYMVPHERNWRDFAPEQPHPDIPYQCQSVPFAARSHHWQGPACENGCQVTGTFYACAPSESQTPGIPIEPSIRSGEALALSDCRLHICLYYREILVKEMTTSSPEGCRISHAQNYEVSSLDQVIFPYPEDNGQRKNIEKLLSHLERGVILWMAPDGLYAKRLCQSRIYWDGPLALCSDRPNKLEREQTCKLFDTQQFLAELQAFAHHGRPLPRFQVALCFGEEFPDPQRQRKLITAHVEPMFARQLYYFAQQNSGHFLRGYDLPEHVASPEDYHRSIRHSSIQE, encoded by the exons ATGAACCTGGAGAGCGGCGAGTGCGGGATGAGCTCGGTGAGCTGCGGCAACGGGAAGCTCCGCCAGTGGCTGATTGACCAGATCGACAGCGGCAAGTACCCGGGCCTGGTGTGGGAGAACGACGAGAAGAGCATCTTCCGCATCCCCTGGAAGCACGCCGGCAAGCAGGACTACAACCGCGAGGAGGATGCCGCCCTCTTCAAG GCTTGGGctctttttaaaggaaagttcAGAGAGGGCATTGATAAACCAGATCCCCCAACTTGGAAGACAAGGCTCCGGTGTGCTTTGAACAAGAGCAATGACTTTGAAGAACTGGTTGAGAGAAGCCAGCTGGATATTTCTGATCCATATAAAGTGTACCGAATAGTTCCAGAAGGAGCTAAAAAAG GAGCAAAACAACTCAGCCTAGAGGATCAACAGATAATGCTGAACCATCCATACACAATGACTTCTCCTTACACTTCACTACAGGCTCAG GTGTCAAACTACATGGTACCTCATGAACGTAACTGGAGAGATTTTGCCCCAGAGCAGCCACACCCTGACATCCCCTACCAATGCCAAAGTGTTCCTTTTGCAGCTCGCAGTCACCATTGGCAAGGTCCTGCTTGTGAAAACG GTTGTCAGGTGACTGGAACCTTTTATGCTTGTGCACCATCTGAGTCACAGACTCCTGGGATCCCAATAGAGCCAAGCATAAGGTCTGGTGAAGCTCTTGCACTATCAG ACTGTCGACTACACATCTGTCTATATTACCGTGAAATACTGGTGAAAGAGATGACGACTTCAAGTCCTGAAGGCTGTAGAATATCTCATGCCCAAAATTATGAGGTCAGCAGCTTGGATCAAGTTATCTTCCCGTATCCAGAAGATaatggccagaggaaaaacataGAAAAATTACTGAGCCACTTGGAACGAGGAGTAATACTCTGGATGGCACCTGATGGGCTTTATGCTAAGAGACTTTGTCAAAGCAGGATCTACTGGGATGGACCTCTAGCGTTATGCAGTGACAGGCCAAATAAACTGGAAAGGGAGCAGACCTGCAAACTTTTTGATACTCAGCAATTTTTAGCAG AATTGCAAGCTTTTGCTCACCATGGACGTCCATTGCCTAGATTCCAGGTTGCTCTGTGTTTTGGAGAGGAATTTCCAGACCCACAAAGGCAGAGGAAGCTAATTACAGCCCAC GTTGAGCCAATGTTTGCAAGGCAGCTGTATTACTTTGCTCAACAAAACAGTGGACATTTTCTGAGAGGCTATGATTTACCAGAACATGTCGCTAGTCCAGAGGATTACCACAGATCTATTCGCCATTCCTCCATTCAAGAATAA